From the Trueperaceae bacterium genome, one window contains:
- the erpA gene encoding iron-sulfur cluster insertion protein ErpA, which produces MDATPMDGGAAEAARMTMTESAAARAAALLEEKNDPTAAIRVFVKSGGCSGYMYGMAIDDRRLDGDQVFEDKGVRVVVDKMSWPLLAGSEVDYVENMMGGGFSVTNPNASSSCGCGSSFRTDGADAPDGEGSSGCAT; this is translated from the coding sequence ATGGACGCAACCCCCATGGACGGTGGCGCCGCCGAGGCGGCGCGCATGACGATGACGGAAAGCGCCGCGGCGCGTGCGGCGGCGTTGTTGGAGGAGAAGAACGACCCCACGGCCGCGATCCGCGTGTTCGTGAAGTCCGGCGGCTGTTCGGGCTACATGTACGGCATGGCGATCGACGACCGGCGTCTCGACGGCGACCAGGTCTTCGAGGACAAGGGCGTGAGGGTGGTCGTCGACAAGATGAGTTGGCCGCTGCTTGCCGGCAGCGAGGTCGACTACGTCGAGAACATGATGGGGGGTGGGTTCTCCGTGACGAACCCGAACGCCTCGAGCAGTTGCGGGTGCGGGAGCAGCTTCCGGACCGACGGCGCCGACGCGCCGGACGGCGAGGGCAGCAGCGGCTGCGCCACCTGA